Sequence from the Thermococcus sp. CX2 genome:
GGATATGCTGTGGGTCGTCAGGAGCGTGGCCTTCCCGAGGGTTCTGCCAGCTTTGACGGCCTTCAGAGCGAGAGGCGTGAAGGCATGATGGGAGTGTATGACATCGTAATCCCCAAGGAACTCCCCCAACTCCCTGCTCGAGGCAAGGCTGTAGGTCATGTTTATTCCCAAGATTGGACTTATCATCCCGGGAACCTTAACGAGTTCTATGCCAAAGCGGTTTAGTTCCTCCTCCTTCCCGGTTTCGAGGTCGTTAGTTACGATGGCGACCTCATGGCCGCGTTCCCTGAGATGGATGGCGAGGTGATGCATGTGGCTCGCGACGCCACCGACTTTTGGGTAATACCAGTCGCTGACGAGAGCGATCCTCATTCACACCACCGCCCCGAGCAAGTGGGTAATGAGCAGTGCGACGATTCCAGCGTCCATCAGTCGGTAGTTGCCCCTGATGCTATAGACAGCCACTCCAAGCGCCCCCAGAGCGAAGTTGAAGGAAGCAAGCAGTAGGACCAGGGAAAGGCCCGAAAAGGCCACCACCAGGATTTCCGAGGTCTCCCTGCCAAGGACTATTGGGGTCGTCTTTAAACCAGCCTTAAGGTCGCTCTCGTAATCCTCCAGGTGGTTTCTCAGCTCTAGGGCAAAGGAGTAGAGGAGCACCGCGGCAGTTATGGCCATCTCCCCTCGCGTGAGGAGACCGTCGAAGTAAGCCCCGTAGAGGAAGGGCAGCGCCCCGAAGAATACCCCGTGGGAGATCACGTCGATTATCGGACGGGCCTTCAGCCTCGGTGGGGCGGAGTAAACCGTTGCCAGGACGACCATAGCCAGATATATTGCGAACTCACCCAATCCGAGGGAGTATGAGAGCAGGATTCCCGGAAGGATTATCGAGAGGGACGAAATCACCCCAGCGCGGAAGCTCAGCTCTCCGCTAGCCACAGGGTTCTTGTGCCTCTTTGCTGGATTGAAGGAATCCGTATCGGCGTCGAAACAGTTGTTTATTGCGAAGGCATAGGCAACATAGAGGACGAGCGAAACCATCAATATGAGGGCATCATAAACATCGGGGCGATTTGGAAAGCTCATGGCCACACCAAGGAGGCCCATCCCAATGAAGGCCCTGCCGTCGAGTACTCGGGTGTTCTTAAGTATCGCTCGAAACACGCGTGAATCACCTCCAAAAATTCCAAAAGTTTAAGGGAGCGGGTTAGGCCCTCTTCTCGAGGAGCTCCCTCACGTACCTGGGCATCTGGAAAAGGGTCTCGTGCCTCTCCGGGTCGTAGTAGTAGAGGCCGAGCCCTTTGGCCCTCTCCAAATCGACCTTTCTGAAGTCAATGTCACCTTTGACTCCAACGAGGAAGCTCCACGGCGAGGCGTAGCCTATCACCGGGAAGCTGAAGTAGTGCACCTCGTCGAAGACGTTCTTCATGCCCCGGTAGGCATCGAGGAGCTCGTTGGTGAAGAGGTAGACGCTGCCCGACTGGGTTATGTATAGGCCTTTCTTGTTGAGCTTCTCGTAAGCTGTCTTGAAGAACTCCTCGCTGAAGAGCATCTTCGCAGGTCCGACCGGGTCGGTCGAGTCCACTATTATAACGTCGAACTTCTCGTTGGTGTTCCTCAGGAACTCCACGCCGTCGCCGACCATAACCTCTGCCCTCGGATCCTCGAAGGCCCCTTTATCTATGCCGAGGTAGAGCCTGGAGACCTCTATGACCATCTCGTCTATCTCCACCATCACGGCCCTCTCGACAGTTTCGTGCTTGAGAACCTCCCTCAGCGTCCCGCCGTCACCGCCACCTATAATGAGCACATTCTTTGGATTCGGGTGCGCGAGCATGACGGGGTGAACGAGAGGCTCGTGGTAGCTCTCTTCACCGATCTCGACCAGCTGAACAGTCCCATCGAGGACGAGGAGCTTGCCAAAGCCTTCGGTCTCGTAAAGTTCGAGTCTTTGATACTTTGTCTGAGTCTCAAACAAGCGCTCCTTAACCTTGAAACCCACCCCGTAGCCGCGGGGATACCATTCAATGAAAGCGTTCTCCCTCTCGTTGAATCCCATAAACTCCCACCCCTAAAAGCTGAAGAAGAGAAAGGGCTTAAAAACTAAACCCTCAGTAGGGGAACATCACCACAGCCGCTATGGCCGCAGCGGGCTTGTCCCTGACAGTTATCGAAGCGGAGGCAACCTTAAACTCCTTCAGCTTCCAGCCTCTGACTCTGAAGCCCTCTTCGACCATCTTTCTGACCATTTCTTCCGCCTCTTCCTTGGTGCAGTAGCCGCTGTACTCGTAGATGAGTCCTCCGACGTTGCCCTCACTTATTCCGATGCCAAGAGCAGCGCTGATGGTCATTCCTGGCTCGTCGCTCTCGATGTGTGCGTAAACCGTCGGGAGGAGCATTCCTATTGGGACATCATGGAGCTCCTCTATCCATTCTATGTGCGCTGGTATGACGCTGCTGAGCTTGACGAGGTTGACGTTGCCTATGCCAAGCTTAAGGAGCGCGTTGTCAAATGCATTAAGCTTGGTACCGCCCTCTGCCGCGGCGGCTCCTATGAAAGCCCTCTTAGGGGTTGTCCAGCTCATTTCAACTTCCTCCTTTCTTTTCTCACAGGGTAAACGGTTATACGTTAAAGCAAGGGTTCGCTTACTCGCTAATTTGTGGGGCACTTAAAAACGTTTCGCTACATTGGAAAGAACGTCGAAGAGCCTTTTTTCAGTTAAAAGCCCCATCAAAAAAAGATTGAATGGCTTAAGAGGCCGTTTCCGCACGCCTTATCCAGTAGTGATTCACAGCCCGGCCCAGCGTAGCTGAGGCAAATATTCCTAAGATGCAGGCGAGTGAGGCCGTGGCGTACATGTGTTCGCTGAGGACGCCCGAGACGTAGCCTATCTCACCGACGAGCAGGCCCAAAACTCCGAAGCTCGCTATTCCTGCTCCCCTAACCAGGGAAGTTGGGACATCCCTGTGCCTAACCACAGCCGCTGAGAGGAGAAGCCTAATGAAGTAGACCACGAGGAAGAACTCCAGCACGGTAAGGGAAAGCTCCGTCTCGAAGTTCAGTCCCCTCCATGCGAAGAATATCGGGGCAAAGATGCCGTAGGTGACACCGCTGACTATGGTGGTGAGCCTGTCGTACTGCTTAGTTCCCACGAGGTCGCTGTGCATCATTAGGCCAGCAAGGAAGCCGCCTATGCTGAAGTGCATGCCTATCTCTTCGCTGACGAAGGCCAGGGAAGTCGAAAACACCATGAAGAGGCCAAAAACGGCCTCGTCGCTCTTGAGCCTCCTCAATGTCATCGTAATCCAGACCTTGTGCTGTATGCCTATGATGTAGTTGATGTACATGATGCCGCCTATGAAGATGGCATCCTTGAGGATGCTCGTGATTATCGGCGTGTAGTCGCCAGGGGTCTCGTGTATCCTCACCATCATGTAGACTATGAAGAGGCTCATGACCTCGCTTATGACCGCGTAGGAGAGAGCAACATGGAGGAAGTCGTCGCCGAAGAACCTTTTCAGCCTAAGCACTATCGGAGCAGACGCCGTCGAGAGTATTGCCGCAACTATGATGTTGTCCGAGCTGACCGTCCAGCCCGTGAAGGGCAGCGTGACGAGGAACATCGCGGCGTAGGTGATTGCATACAGGGGCAGCGTCTTCTTACCTGCGTAGTGGAGCTCCTCAGGCGTAACTTCGAGGCCAGCGGAAATCATGAGGAAGAACAGGCCGAGCTCGGCTAAAAGAACCATCTCTCCCCTTGGCATGTCGATTAAAACTGCACTCAGTATCATGCCCGCGGTTATCTCACCCAAAAAGCCAGGGTAGCCTAGTCTCTCAAAGCCTTCCGCTAAGAGTCTTGCAAAGGCTATGATTATGAAAACGTAGCCTATGATTTGCATGTTGAAATCTTACAGCGAGCAAGTTAATAATCTTTCCGCTGGGCAAGGCTTTTATCGGTGGAAGGAGAGCTTAGACTATGAGGCACTACGAGATAGTCAGGGTAAGGGAGAAAGGAAAGGTTGAAATACCCCCAGACTACGCCTACGAGCTCGGCCTCGTTGAGGGGGCTTATTTTCTCCTCGAGATAGACACAGACCTTAACGAGGTTCACATGGAGAGAATAGCCCTGCCCGGAAAGAAGCTCGTGGAGGTCGAGCTGATCGTTGAAGACAAGCCCGGTGTTCTAGCCAAGATAAGTGGCCTCTTTGGAAAGCACAGGGCGAACATACTCTTCAGTGAGACAGAGGAGCTGGAGGGCATAGAACTGGGAGGAATAGTGGCAGTAATAGACGTGAGCGGAATGAGCGGCACCATCGAGGAGATGAGAAGAGAGTTAGAAGCTCTTAGGGAAGTAAAGGAAGTGACCCTACGCCCCCTGGAGTAGGACTACCGCCAGGACGGCCAAGACGAAGAGGGCAACGAGGACGTTTATCTCCTCCCCAACTTCCTTGGGGCGAACGTTAATCCCATTTTTAAAAACGCCGAGGGACTTGAGAAGGACGAACAGCGCTAGAGCAGATGCCAGATAGAGGGCATCCGTAAGGTCAATCCAAGAGCCGAGGTAGAGACCCATGCCAAGGGTAACGAGGGCAAGCGACATGGAAACGGCTTTCCAGACGGTTTTGACGTCTTCCGAACTGGCCCTGGAGAGAGAGTAGTTGAGCTTCGTGAACGAAAGGAGAGTGCCAATGCCCCCGAGATAAACCGCGTACTTCCAAGTCCCGCTAAGCTCGGAGGAAATAAGACCCTTGGCGTAGGAACCCACGAACGGTGAAATTCCGCCGATGGCAAGGCTGAGCATTATCGTTGAGAGCGCCATGATTGGAGCGTTCCGATAGCCGAACTTTCCAAGCTCCCTCGTCCTCCTCGCCAGCCCCCCGACGCTCAGGAAAAGGCCGCCCTTGAAGAGTGAGTGGGCGAGGGCGTAGTAAGCGGCACCAACGAAGTTGAGGCTCGCTATCCCGAGCAGAACGTAGCCCATCTGGGAAACTGTGTGGTAAGCGAGCAGCCTCTTCGCGTCCCTCTGGAGGAGTGCCATGCCTATGCCGAAGAAGAGAGAAGCGACGGCAACGCCCATCGCGGCAATCCTCAACGTCCGGCCAATGGGAAGGGCAGAGAAGACCAGTATAAGACCGTAGGCAGGAGCCTTAACGACCGCTCCAGACAGAATAGCACTCACCGGCGTTGGCGCGCTCGAGTGGGCGTCCGGCAGCCAGGAGTGGAGGGGGAATATGCCCGCCTTCAGCAGGAGGGAAGCAATGGCTATTCCCACCGCCGCGTTCAGCTCCCTCGACGGGAGAGCATTAGCTGAGATGAGGGCGAGGTTCAGGTAGCCTGTCTCCATGTAGATCACACCTATGGCGAAGATAAAAAGGTAAGATGCCAGCAGGGAAAGGATGAGATACTTAAAGGCCGCTCTTCTGGAGTTGGGGTCGTCGGAGAATGTTATGAGCGCGAAGGCAGATACCGAAGCTATCTCCATGTAGATGTAGAAGTTGAAGAGGTCCTTCGCTATGAAAGCGCCGAGCAGTCCGGCGTGGAGTAAAAGGAGAAGCGCCAGGGCCTTTGGGGTCTTCTTCTCCCTGAAGTCGAAGTAGGAAAGTGCGTATGGAGCAGTAAAGCCGAAAAGGATGAGCTCTCCGACGATGAATGGCAGGTTCACCTCGTTTATTCCTACCTCTATCCCGCTCACCCTGTTCCACCCGCCGACGACTTCACTCGCCGGGATGCCCCGGAGGAGCACACCAGCGGGGAGCAGGGCGCCTAGGAGGAAGACAACCTTTATCAGGGGTTTTCTTACGCCCAACGTGTCCATCAGGATGATTAGGAAGGCAAAGAGCAACGGAAGGGCGACCATCAGGGAAACCACTGGTTTTCCCTCCTCATGCGCATTATCATCGCGAGGGCGAGAGAGGTTATCGCCACATCAACGACGAGAGTAGTCAGCATCAGCGTCGCTGGGAGGGGGTCAACAGGCTCGGTGGGCATTATGGGGACGTCTTTCCCCGGAGAATAAGCCAGGCCGACGAAGAAGAGAACTAAGCCGAGCGACGCGACGTTCACGGAGAGGACTAACTTCACCGGGTTTCTCTTTGTCATCAGGCCGTAGATTCCAACTAGCATTATGATTACCCCAGCCTGCTCTGGGCTAATCACTTTCCACCCACCTCAGCAGTATGTAAAAGACGAATGTGAAGGCCGCCCCAACTTCCAGGCCAACAGCGATGTTGAAGGGGACTATTATGCCGCCCTCGGAGGGCAGGAAGTTCGCGTAGAAGGCTCCGAAGGCAAGACCCACCAAACCAAGGAGCACGAGAAAGGCCCCGGCGGAGCTCTCTATCAGGCCCGCCCAGTTGAACTTGAACTTTTTGCGAACCTGTTTGTAGCCATGAGAGGTAATGAGCAATATCACAGCAACCGCCAGGATGACGCCTCCTTGGAATCCTCCCCCAGGGCTCAAGTAACCATAGAGCATGAGATATGCCGCATATGTGACGAGAAAGGGACTCACGAGCTTTGTGGTTGTTCTAACCACGATACTCATCTTCACTTCTTCTTCCCTCCGAGGAGCAGGTAGAATCCTACGACCGCCGTGAACAGCAGGCTCGCCTCGCCGAGGCTGTCGTAGGCCCTCCAGCCAGCGAGTATGGCCGAGACTAAGTTCGGAATCCCTATCTCGCCCCAGTTCTGGACGTAGTAGGCGTAGCTTCCGCCAACCTCGTGGGAGTAGTCAAGGCCGAGCAGAACGATGCCAAGGGCGAGGGTTATAACCACCCCAGCCTTCCTCACCTCGTCACCTCCTCGATGGTGAACAG
This genomic interval carries:
- a CDS encoding UbiA family prenyltransferase, with protein sequence MFRAILKNTRVLDGRAFIGMGLLGVAMSFPNRPDVYDALILMVSLVLYVAYAFAINNCFDADTDSFNPAKRHKNPVASGELSFRAGVISSLSIILPGILLSYSLGLGEFAIYLAMVVLATVYSAPPRLKARPIIDVISHGVFFGALPFLYGAYFDGLLTRGEMAITAAVLLYSFALELRNHLEDYESDLKAGLKTTPIVLGRETSEILVVAFSGLSLVLLLASFNFALGALGVAVYSIRGNYRLMDAGIVALLITHLLGAVV
- the speE gene encoding polyamine aminopropyltransferase, with the protein product MGFNERENAFIEWYPRGYGVGFKVKERLFETQTKYQRLELYETEGFGKLLVLDGTVQLVEIGEESYHEPLVHPVMLAHPNPKNVLIIGGGDGGTLREVLKHETVERAVMVEIDEMVIEVSRLYLGIDKGAFEDPRAEVMVGDGVEFLRNTNEKFDVIIVDSTDPVGPAKMLFSEEFFKTAYEKLNKKGLYITQSGSVYLFTNELLDAYRGMKNVFDEVHYFSFPVIGYASPWSFLVGVKGDIDFRKVDLERAKGLGLYYYDPERHETLFQMPRYVRELLEKRA
- a CDS encoding pyruvoyl-dependent arginine decarboxylase → MSWTTPKRAFIGAAAAEGGTKLNAFDNALLKLGIGNVNLVKLSSVIPAHIEWIEELHDVPIGMLLPTVYAHIESDEPGMTISAALGIGISEGNVGGLIYEYSGYCTKEEAEEMVRKMVEEGFRVRGWKLKEFKVASASITVRDKPAAAIAAVVMFPY
- a CDS encoding cation:proton antiporter; translated protein: MQIIGYVFIIIAFARLLAEGFERLGYPGFLGEITAGMILSAVLIDMPRGEMVLLAELGLFFLMISAGLEVTPEELHYAGKKTLPLYAITYAAMFLVTLPFTGWTVSSDNIIVAAILSTASAPIVLRLKRFFGDDFLHVALSYAVISEVMSLFIVYMMVRIHETPGDYTPIITSILKDAIFIGGIMYINYIIGIQHKVWITMTLRRLKSDEAVFGLFMVFSTSLAFVSEEIGMHFSIGGFLAGLMMHSDLVGTKQYDRLTTIVSGVTYGIFAPIFFAWRGLNFETELSLTVLEFFLVVYFIRLLLSAAVVRHRDVPTSLVRGAGIASFGVLGLLVGEIGYVSGVLSEHMYATASLACILGIFASATLGRAVNHYWIRRAETAS
- a CDS encoding ACT domain-containing protein, which encodes MRHYEIVRVREKGKVEIPPDYAYELGLVEGAYFLLEIDTDLNEVHMERIALPGKKLVEVELIVEDKPGVLAKISGLFGKHRANILFSETEELEGIELGGIVAVIDVSGMSGTIEEMRRELEALREVKEVTLRPLE
- a CDS encoding proton-conducting transporter membrane subunit — encoded protein: MVALPLLFAFLIILMDTLGVRKPLIKVVFLLGALLPAGVLLRGIPASEVVGGWNRVSGIEVGINEVNLPFIVGELILFGFTAPYALSYFDFREKKTPKALALLLLLHAGLLGAFIAKDLFNFYIYMEIASVSAFALITFSDDPNSRRAAFKYLILSLLASYLFIFAIGVIYMETGYLNLALISANALPSRELNAAVGIAIASLLLKAGIFPLHSWLPDAHSSAPTPVSAILSGAVVKAPAYGLILVFSALPIGRTLRIAAMGVAVASLFFGIGMALLQRDAKRLLAYHTVSQMGYVLLGIASLNFVGAAYYALAHSLFKGGLFLSVGGLARRTRELGKFGYRNAPIMALSTIMLSLAIGGISPFVGSYAKGLISSELSGTWKYAVYLGGIGTLLSFTKLNYSLSRASSEDVKTVWKAVSMSLALVTLGMGLYLGSWIDLTDALYLASALALFVLLKSLGVFKNGINVRPKEVGEEINVLVALFVLAVLAVVLLQGA
- a CDS encoding cation:proton antiporter subunit C, with the translated sequence MISPEQAGVIIMLVGIYGLMTKRNPVKLVLSVNVASLGLVLFFVGLAYSPGKDVPIMPTEPVDPLPATLMLTTLVVDVAITSLALAMIMRMRRENQWFP
- a CDS encoding Na(+)/H(+) antiporter subunit B; this translates as MKMSIVVRTTTKLVSPFLVTYAAYLMLYGYLSPGGGFQGGVILAVAVILLITSHGYKQVRKKFKFNWAGLIESSAGAFLVLLGLVGLAFGAFYANFLPSEGGIIVPFNIAVGLEVGAAFTFVFYILLRWVESD